GCCCGGATGGACGATGTCGAGCTGCGCCGCATCTGGCGCCAGCGCATCGTCGACCATGACGGCGAGATCGGCGACGCGCCGGAAGGGGGCCTGCGCCGCTGGCTCGCCCTGACGGACGGTCTCGGCCTCGACCGCGCCTACGTGGAGGGCATGCAGGGCGCACTCCCCGCCGTGCGCTTCGCCTGCGACGCCTACGTGTCGTTCGTCTCCAAGGGTACGCTGCTGGAGGCGATCGCCTCGTCCCTGACGGAGCTGTTTTCGCCGCAGATCATCTCCGAGCGTGTCTCCGGGATGCTGCGCCACTACGATTTCGTCGACGAGAGCGTCCTGCGCTACTTCGGCCACCGCCTCGACCAGGCCCCCCGAGACGCCGAGTTTGCCCTCGGCTACGTGACCGAACACGCCCGCACGCCGGAGACCCAACGCGCCGCCCTCCAGGCGCTGGAATTCAAGTGCGGCATGCTCTGGTGCCAGCTCGACGCGATCGAGCACGTCTACGTCGCCGGCAACCCGTTTCCGGGCGCATGGCGGCCGGGGCTCGGAATGGCGCAGAGCTGAACCGCAGCGCCGCGAGAGGCGCTCCGAGCCCACCGAGGAACAAAGGGCAGGCAACGCCGTGCCGGGGTGCGCGGACCGCAACGACGGTGCCGGGCGGCCGTCAAAGGCGGTCTTCCAGGACCAGCGCGGCGCCGCGCTCGGCGATCATCGCCGTCGGCGTGTTGGTGTTGCCCGAGGTGATGGTGGGCATGATGGAGGCGTCGATCACCCTCAGGCCCGCGACGCCACGCACCTTCAGGCGCGCGTCCAGGACAGCCATCTGATCGTCGTCGTCGCCCATCTTCGCCGTGCCGACGGGGTGGAAGATCGTCGTGCCGATGTCGCCCGCCGCGCGGGCGAGCGATTGCTCGTCGTCCCCCACCGCCGGGCCGGGGAGGTATTCCTCGGGGTGGATGTCCTTCAGCGAAGGTTGCGCCATCAGCCGCCGCGTCACGCGGATCGCGTCGGCCGCGACGCGCCGGTCCTCGTCGGTGCTGAGGTAGGCGGGGGAGATCATCGGCGGCGCCGACACGTCGTCCGAAGCAAGGCGCACCGTGCCGCGCGCGGTCGGGCGCAGATTGCAGGCGCTCACCGTGATCGCCGGGAAGGTGTGCAGCGGGTCGCCGAACTTGTCGAGCGAGAGCGGCTGCACGTGGAACTGGATGTTGGGCCGCGCCTGCTGCGGGTCGGACCGCGTAAAGATGCCGAGCTGCGAGGGCGCCATCGTCAGCGGTCCGCGCCGGCGCACCGCGTAGTCGAGCCCCATCAGCGCACGGCCGACGAGTGAGTTGTAGCCCTCGTTCAGCGTCTTGATGCCCTTCACCGTATAGATCGCGCGCTGCTGCAGGTGATCCTGCAGGTTGCGACCGACTCCGGGGCTGTAGTGCTTGCACTCGATGCCCGCCTCGGCCAGCCACGCCGGGTCGCCGATGCCCGAGAGCTGCAGGATCTTCGCCGAGCCGATCGACCCCGCCGACAGGATCACCTCGCCCTTCGTCTTCACCGTGATCCGCTCGCCGCCCTTGCGGTAGACGACGCCCGTCGCGCGCCCGTCCTCCAGCACGAGGCCCTCGACCTCGACATGCATCTCCAGCCGCAGGTTGGGGCGCTTCAATGCCGGCTTGAGGAAACCCCGAGCGGCCGACCAGCGCCGGCCGACCTTCTGGTTGACGTGGAAGTAGCCCGCGCCCTCGTTGTCGCCGGTGTTGAAGTCCGGCGTCGCGGGGATGCCCATCTCGATCGCGGCGTCGCGGATCCGGTCCAGCACCGCCCAGGAGAGGCGCGGCGCCTCCACGCGGAAGCCGCCGCCGATGCCGTGATGCTCGCTGTCGCCCAGGAAGCTGTCCTCGATGGAGCGGAAGGCCGGCAGCACGTCGCTCCACCCCCAGCCGGGGAGGCCGAGATGGCGCCACCCGTCGTAGTCGGCGCTCTGGCCGCGCATCGCCACCATCGCGTTGATCGCCGAGCATCCGCCGATGACCTTGCCGCGCGGGTAGGCGAGCGAGCGCCCGTTGAGCCCCGGTTCCTCCACCGTGCGGAACATCCAGTCGGAGCGGGGATTGCCGATGGCGAAGAGGTAGCCCACGGGGATGTGGAACCAGATCCAGTTGTCGTTCCCGCCCGCCTCCAGGATGAGGACGCGGCTCTTGCCGTCGGCCGTCAGGCGGTTGGCGAGGATGCAGCCCGCCGTGCCGGCGCCGACGATGATGTAGTCGTACTCGCCCTCGATGCTCACGCGGCGGGGTCCGGCTGACGGCGGTGGATCGATGTGTGCCTCAAGGTGCTCCTCCCAGGGAGCCGTTCGCCGGCTCTCCATGCGTTGACGTCGTCTGTCGACCCGGCCGTCCGGCGAGGGCGGCGGTCAGACGACGAGGTTCGTCGGCGTGCCGCGGTGCCAGGCCTCGACGTTGTCGATCAGCTGATCGGCCAGCGTCTGGATCGCCTCGGTGCTGCCCCATGCCACGTGCGGCGTCAGAATGAAATCGGGCCGGTCGAGGATCTGCATGAAGGGGTGGTCCTCCGGCGGCGGCTCGGTGGTGACGACGTCGAACCCGGCGCCGCCGATCCGGCCCGCCTTCAACGCCTCCACCAGAGCCGCCTCGTCCACCAGCCCGCCGCGCGCGGTGTTGATGACGATCGGCCGGCGGGTCATCCTGGCGAACTCGGCCGCGCCGATCATGTTGCGCGTCGACGGCAGCAGCGGGCAGTGCAGGGTGATGACGTCGGCGCGTTCCAGCACCTCCTCGAACGGGGTGTAGAGCGGACCCATCGTGGTGGTGCCCTTGTAGGCCGCGAACAGCACCGTCATCCCGAACGCTTCGGCGAGGCGGGCGACGGACTTGCCCAGCGCACCGTCGCCCATGATGCCGATGGTGGAGCCCGCGAGATCGTTCATCGGGCCGGCGAAGTAGCAGAACTGGCCGGATTTCTGCCAGTCGCCCGCCGCGACCGAGGGGCGGTAGGCCGGCAGGCTGCGCTTGAGCGACAGGATCAGCGCGAAGGTATGCTCCGGCACCGTGTTGACCGCATAGTCGCGGATGTTGGAGACCACGATCCCGCGCGCCTGGCACATCTCGGTGTCGACCACGTCGTACCCGGTCGCCGCGATCGCGATCAGGCGCACATTGGCCGCCCCCTCCAGCGCCGCGCCCCGCACCGGCACCTTGTTGGTGATGACGACGTCCGCCTCGCGGATACGGGGGGCGATCTCGTCGGCGGCGGTGCTCTGGTGGATCTCGATCTCGTGCGGGAAATCGGGCCGGCGCAGGACGATCTGCGGCGGAAGCGTCTCACGATCGAGAAAGACGATACGAACCGGACGGTTCATCATGGGACAGGGGCCTTCTCGACGGGTCGTGACGCTCAAAGGTCATGCTAGTGGTTTCAGCGCGGACGGGTAGCGCCTTAGAGTTTTTACAGACCCACGAAACGTCCTAGAGTTGCAGCATGGGACACGCGGCATAAAAAATGGCCGCATCCCTGCGACCATTTTCGAGTGTCCCTGCCGATGGGCGGCGGGTGGTCAGTCGACCCGCAGGCCGGCGGCGCCGCGTGCGTCGCGCACCATCTCGAGGCACTTTTCGTAGTCACCGTCGATGCCGGCGGTGGAGGCGCGGGCGAGGTTGGTCGCCAGCTCTTCCGCGCGGCCGTCATTGGTCTGCAGCTCAGCGTTGTTGTCGGCGTCGTTCTGCGTCTGCTGCACGGCCGCCTCGCAGTCCGCCTCGGTCTGCGCGAAGGCGGGCGCCGTGAACAGAAGTGCCGCCGCGACGAGGGTGGCCTTGCCGTATGCGTTCATGTCGATGCTCCTCGGGTTGTCGTTCTGATCATATTATTCAGGAACTGCGACGGAGGCGATACAATCGTTCCACCGCACTCCCGAGGAGACAACGCGCCGGCTGCTCACGCGTTCAGCGGAAAATGGCACGCGCTGCGGTGCGCGGCGACGGCGGTGGGGGCGGTGAGCGGCGGCTCCTCGCGCCGGCAGATCTCTTCGGCGCGCGGGCAGCGGGCGGCGAAGGCGCAGCCCGGCGGCGGGTCGTACGGGTCGGGGAGGGTCCCGTCGCCCTCCTCCGGCGGGGCGAGGGCGCGGCCGGGCGCCGGTGCCGAGGCGAGGAGCAGCGAGGTGTAGTGGTGCTGCGGCCGCGCATACACCTCCCGCGCAGGACCGATTTCGACGAGCTTGCCGAAGTAGAGGATGGCCACTCGGTCGCTCACCGCCTCGATCACGGAAAGGTCGTGGCTGATGAAGACGTAGGTGAGCGACAGCCGCGCCTTCAGGTCGGCCAGCAGTTCCAGCACCTGCGCCTGCATCGAGACGTCGAGCGCGGAGACCGGCTCGTCGAGCACCAGGAGCTGCGGCTCGGCCGCCAGGGCACGGGCGATGCCGATGCGCTGGGCCTGCCCGCCGGACAACTCGTGCGGGTAGCGCTCCAGGAAGGCGGGGTCGAGGTTCACCGTTTCCATCAGCGCGTCGAGACGTGCCCTCTGCGCCTTGCCGTGGATGCCGGCGAGTTTGGCGAGGGTCACCGCCAACGGCTGGCGGATGCGCTTGCGCGGGTTGAGCGCGGCCACCGGGTCCTGGAAGACGTACTGCACCGTGGCGAGCCTGGCGGCGCCCTCGCCGGCGCCGGCCACGGTGATCGTCCCCTCGGTTGGACTGTCGAGGCCGACGATCATCCGCGCGAAGGTGGTCTTGCCGCAGCCCGATTCACCGACAACGCCCAGTGTCTCGCCCCGCGCGACCGACAGCGAGATGCCACGCACGGCGTGCACCACCGGCTTATGCCGGCCCAGCAGCGTGCGCCCGCCGCCGAAGCGGCGCACGACGCCGTCGATCTCGAGCATCGCGGTCACGCCGGGGCGTCCAGCGGGTGGATGCAGCGCGCGGCGCGGCCGGGGGCACGCTCCAGCAGCGGGATCGGCCCGGCGCGGCAATCGTCCTCGGCGCGCAGGCAGCGGGGGGCGAAGGCGCAGCCCGGCGGCGGATCGACCAGCGAGGGCGGACGGCCGGGGATCGCCTTCACCTTGCGGTCCGGGTCGCCCAGGACGGGAACGCAGGCGATGAGGCGTTCGGTGTAGGGGTGGGCCGGGGCCGCGAGGATCTCGGCCGTCGGCCCGGTCTCCACCACCTCGCCGGCATACATCACCGCGACGCGGTCGGTGACGGCGGACACCACGCCGAAATCGTGGGTGATGAAGATCACCGCCACCGTCTCCTGCCGGCGCAGGCGGTTGATGAGCCCCAGGATCTGCGCCTGAACGGTGACGTCGAGCGCGGTCGTCGGCTCGTCCGCCACCAGCACGTCCGCCTCGTTGGCGAGGGCCATGGCGATGCCGACGCGCTGGCGCATGCCGCCGGAGAGCTGGTGCGGGTAGGCGTCGAGCCGGCGGGCCGGGTTGGGGATGCGCACCAGCGCCAGCAGCGCTTCGGCCCGCTCGCGGGCAGCGCGCCGGCCGATCGGGGCATGCGCCTGCAACGCCTCGACGATCTGCTGACCGACGGTGAACTGCGGGTGAAGCGTCGACAGCGGGTCTTGGAAGACGTATGCGACCGCCGCCCCGCGCATGCGCCGCAGCGCCCCGTCGCCGAGGCCGAAGAGGTCTCGGCCGCGGAAGTAGGCCGCGCCGGCCACGATCTCGCCCGGCGGCGAGGGGACCAGCCCCATGACCGACATGCCGGTGACCGATTTACCCGAGCCCGATTCGCCCACCACGCCGAGGCACTCGCCCTCGCCGACGGCAAGGTCCACCCCGCGGACCGCCTGCACCCGGCTGCGGCCGACGCGGAAGCTCGTCCGCAGCCCGGTCACGTCGAGCAGGGCACCGAGGCGGGCGGGCTCGGGCACGTGGTCGCGAGCGACGCGCGTGCGGGCACCGGGGCGGGCCAGCGCGCCGGACTTCAGCCGCGGGTCCAGCACGTCGCGCACCCCGTCGCCGAGGAGATTGATCGCCATGACGACGACGAAGATCATCACGCCGGGGATGATCGCCACGTGCGGCGCATTGAACAGCACCGTGCGCCCGTCGCCCAGCATCGAGCCGAGGTCGGCCTGCGGCGGCTGTGCGCCGAGACCCAGGAACGACAGCCCCGCCGTCTCGAGGATCATCCACCCGACCGTGGTCGACATGGTGATGACGATGACCG
This portion of the Acuticoccus sp. I52.16.1 genome encodes:
- a CDS encoding GMC family oxidoreductase translates to MSIEGEYDYIIVGAGTAGCILANRLTADGKSRVLILEAGGNDNWIWFHIPVGYLFAIGNPRSDWMFRTVEEPGLNGRSLAYPRGKVIGGCSAINAMVAMRGQSADYDGWRHLGLPGWGWSDVLPAFRSIEDSFLGDSEHHGIGGGFRVEAPRLSWAVLDRIRDAAIEMGIPATPDFNTGDNEGAGYFHVNQKVGRRWSAARGFLKPALKRPNLRLEMHVEVEGLVLEDGRATGVVYRKGGERITVKTKGEVILSAGSIGSAKILQLSGIGDPAWLAEAGIECKHYSPGVGRNLQDHLQQRAIYTVKGIKTLNEGYNSLVGRALMGLDYAVRRRGPLTMAPSQLGIFTRSDPQQARPNIQFHVQPLSLDKFGDPLHTFPAITVSACNLRPTARGTVRLASDDVSAPPMISPAYLSTDEDRRVAADAIRVTRRLMAQPSLKDIHPEEYLPGPAVGDDEQSLARAAGDIGTTIFHPVGTAKMGDDDDQMAVLDARLKVRGVAGLRVIDASIMPTITSGNTNTPTAMIAERGAALVLEDRL
- a CDS encoding D-2-hydroxyacid dehydrogenase; this translates as MMNRPVRIVFLDRETLPPQIVLRRPDFPHEIEIHQSTAADEIAPRIREADVVITNKVPVRGAALEGAANVRLIAIAATGYDVVDTEMCQARGIVVSNIRDYAVNTVPEHTFALILSLKRSLPAYRPSVAAGDWQKSGQFCYFAGPMNDLAGSTIGIMGDGALGKSVARLAEAFGMTVLFAAYKGTTTMGPLYTPFEEVLERADVITLHCPLLPSTRNMIGAAEFARMTRRPIVINTARGGLVDEAALVEALKAGRIGGAGFDVVTTEPPPEDHPFMQILDRPDFILTPHVAWGSTEAIQTLADQLIDNVEAWHRGTPTNLVV
- a CDS encoding ABC transporter ATP-binding protein gives rise to the protein MLEIDGVVRRFGGGRTLLGRHKPVVHAVRGISLSVARGETLGVVGESGCGKTTFARMIVGLDSPTEGTITVAGAGEGAARLATVQYVFQDPVAALNPRKRIRQPLAVTLAKLAGIHGKAQRARLDALMETVNLDPAFLERYPHELSGGQAQRIGIARALAAEPQLLVLDEPVSALDVSMQAQVLELLADLKARLSLTYVFISHDLSVIEAVSDRVAILYFGKLVEIGPAREVYARPQHHYTSLLLASAPAPGRALAPPEEGDGTLPDPYDPPPGCAFAARCPRAEEICRREEPPLTAPTAVAAHRSACHFPLNA
- a CDS encoding dipeptide/oligopeptide/nickel ABC transporter permease/ATP-binding protein gives rise to the protein MSVTDAIAPATQPSRPSSWQLLFNNTLATIGLAVIVLVLAVALAAPWLPLADPNATAPAARLAPPLTDGHLLGTDALGRDILSRLVWGTRISLAVGLTATAIAAFFGSLIGLVAGYAGGRVDAVLMRGVDMVLAFPYILLALAIVAALGPGLINALYAIAIVNVPFFARNVRGLALGLARREFVDAARLSGQGNVAILLSEVLPNVLPVIVITMSTTVGWMILETAGLSFLGLGAQPPQADLGSMLGDGRTVLFNAPHVAIIPGVMIFVVVMAINLLGDGVRDVLDPRLKSGALARPGARTRVARDHVPEPARLGALLDVTGLRTSFRVGRSRVQAVRGVDLAVGEGECLGVVGESGSGKSVTGMSVMGLVPSPPGEIVAGAAYFRGRDLFGLGDGALRRMRGAAVAYVFQDPLSTLHPQFTVGQQIVEALQAHAPIGRRAARERAEALLALVRIPNPARRLDAYPHQLSGGMRQRVGIAMALANEADVLVADEPTTALDVTVQAQILGLINRLRRQETVAVIFITHDFGVVSAVTDRVAVMYAGEVVETGPTAEILAAPAHPYTERLIACVPVLGDPDRKVKAIPGRPPSLVDPPPGCAFAPRCLRAEDDCRAGPIPLLERAPGRAARCIHPLDAPA